One part of the Arachidicoccus terrestris genome encodes these proteins:
- a CDS encoding glycoside hydrolase family 88 protein, which produces MFKVRINRKPFKLWRQSAYAVAIICSAALCSCGQSKADSSGQEGAGQIEGIVSAEQGVQADSLVRQMARTVMTIWKDPAITGQHSYRNWSYDEGVILKGFENIWELTGDPVYYNYIQHSMDDFVDKNGVIRRYDSTSYKLDDINNGKVLLTLARVSGQKQYWKAAASLRNQLLHQPRTFDGGFWHKTIYPNQMWLDGLYMAEPFYAEYAMLSDEDTAFNDIGKQFVLMERHARDENTGLLYHGWDAAKVQKWADKETGLSPNFWGRAMGWYGMGLVDALDYFPKGQPYRDSLIQILNRFAEAVVKYQDKNSHVWWQVLDKAGKKGNYQEASASCMFVYTLAKGVRKGYLPASFEKAASEGFAGIVKTFIGKDSTGMTVLNGTCEVAGLGGKPYRDGTYEYYINEKPKVNDGKGVGAFLLAGTEIQMAAQLHYGRSNGEAKEVLLDNFYNNETKINPAGVSKPMHYTWNDRANSGFSLWGDIFESLGAHTAMLKAAPSDDNLKDADIYIVVDPDTEKETARPNYVDQSAIEAVKEWVSKGGVLVLLANDSLNAEFEHFNHLAETFGIHFDGNSLNRVQGHAYEQGAIAINADDSVFNGVEKVYIKELSSITLKGGAKAALNTEDGHVAAAISHVGKGLVFAVGDPWVYNEYVDGRKLPLQFENYKAMTALSKWLLKNSK; this is translated from the coding sequence ATGTTTAAAGTACGCATTAATCGAAAACCATTTAAGTTATGGCGACAGTCGGCATATGCAGTGGCAATCATCTGTTCCGCAGCGCTCTGTTCATGTGGGCAGTCTAAAGCTGATAGTAGTGGTCAGGAGGGTGCCGGACAGATAGAAGGCATTGTGTCTGCCGAACAAGGAGTTCAGGCGGACTCTCTGGTCAGACAAATGGCTCGAACCGTGATGACTATTTGGAAAGACCCGGCCATTACAGGACAACACTCCTATAGAAACTGGAGTTATGATGAAGGAGTGATATTAAAAGGATTTGAAAATATATGGGAATTGACTGGTGATCCGGTGTATTATAATTATATCCAGCACTCAATGGATGATTTTGTCGACAAAAATGGTGTTATCCGCAGATATGACTCTACTTCATATAAACTGGATGACATTAATAACGGTAAGGTCTTACTTACCCTGGCTAGAGTATCTGGACAAAAACAATACTGGAAAGCTGCCGCCAGTTTGCGTAATCAATTGCTGCACCAGCCTCGGACGTTTGACGGGGGGTTTTGGCATAAAACCATTTATCCTAACCAGATGTGGCTTGATGGTCTGTATATGGCTGAACCATTTTATGCTGAATATGCGATGCTGAGTGATGAAGACACGGCATTTAATGATATAGGAAAGCAGTTTGTGTTAATGGAAAGGCACGCGCGGGATGAAAATACCGGTTTGCTTTACCACGGATGGGATGCCGCTAAAGTGCAGAAATGGGCTGACAAGGAAACTGGACTGTCCCCTAATTTCTGGGGCCGCGCTATGGGTTGGTACGGTATGGGACTGGTGGACGCGCTGGATTATTTTCCAAAGGGCCAGCCTTATCGCGACTCTCTGATACAGATTCTGAATCGCTTTGCGGAGGCTGTAGTTAAGTATCAGGATAAAAACAGCCATGTCTGGTGGCAGGTCCTGGATAAGGCGGGAAAAAAAGGAAATTATCAGGAAGCGTCCGCGTCTTGTATGTTTGTGTATACACTTGCAAAAGGTGTTAGAAAAGGCTACTTACCTGCCAGTTTTGAAAAGGCCGCCAGCGAAGGATTTGCCGGTATCGTCAAAACATTTATCGGCAAGGACAGCACCGGCATGACAGTGCTCAACGGCACCTGTGAAGTAGCAGGATTGGGTGGCAAACCATACAGGGACGGAACTTATGAATACTATATTAACGAAAAGCCGAAAGTGAATGATGGTAAAGGCGTAGGTGCGTTTTTATTGGCGGGAACGGAGATACAAATGGCTGCACAGCTACATTACGGACGCTCTAATGGTGAGGCGAAAGAAGTGTTACTGGATAATTTTTATAATAATGAGACTAAGATTAACCCGGCAGGTGTATCCAAGCCAATGCATTATACATGGAACGACAGGGCAAACAGCGGTTTCTCATTGTGGGGTGACATTTTTGAGTCTCTGGGAGCTCATACCGCTATGCTGAAGGCAGCACCTTCCGATGACAATTTAAAGGATGCAGATATTTATATTGTTGTTGATCCTGATACCGAAAAAGAGACCGCCCGACCAAATTATGTCGACCAGTCAGCTATTGAGGCTGTTAAGGAATGGGTAAGTAAGGGGGGCGTCTTAGTTCTATTAGCCAACGATTCGCTTAATGCCGAATTTGAACATTTTAACCACCTGGCAGAAACCTTTGGAATCCATTTTGACGGTAATAGTCTAAACAGAGTCCAAGGGCACGCATATGAACAAGGCGCCATTGCCATTAATGCCGATGATTCAGTTTTTAACGGTGTTGAAAAAGTCTATATCAAGGAGCTTTCATCTATCACACTGAAAGGTGGTGCAAAAGCTGCACTAAATACGGAAGACGGCCATGTAGCTGCTGCAATTAGCCATGTTGGCAAAGGTCTTGTGTTTGCGGTAGGCGATCCTTGGGTATATAACGAATATGTCGATGGTAGAAAACTACCCTTACAATTTGAAAATTACAAAGCTATGACCGCACTTAGCAAATGGTTATTGAAAAATAGCAAGTAA
- a CDS encoding UxaA family hydrolase: MGQKVLTVQPADNVAVALQDLKAGERVEVNGNTVTLLDDVQAKHKFLLNDLRKGDRIIMYGVLVAIANEDLKQGNILTTANVHHAASGFEVRAGHFEWDGPDTTAWKERQFLGYHRSDGKVGVANYWLVIPMVFCENRNVEVMRQALTQALGYKSHDKYNDFARQLTSLYKAGRSTAEILDADFSGADEWAENPLLPNIDGIKFLTHQGGCGGIRQDAITLCGLLAGYITHPNVAGATVLSLGCQNAQISILEEEIKKRSPDFDKPLILLDQQKIGKEKDLLAQAIKQTFAGMMEASKQTRQPASLDKLTLGLECGGSDGFSGISANPAVGYCSDLLVAMGGTVILSEFPELCGVEQQLSDRCMNRQDAQRFAELMSKYSQRAEEAGSGFDMNPSPGNIKDGLITDAIKSAGAAKKGGTSPVSAVLDYPEQVTKSGLNLLCTPGNDVESTTAEVGSGASIVLFTTGLGTPTGNPIAPVIKISSNTILYNKMSDIIDLNTGTVIEGTETIEQAGARILDFVCEVASGKKVKAVINGQDDFIPWKRGISL, translated from the coding sequence ATGGGACAGAAGGTATTAACCGTACAGCCGGCAGATAATGTTGCCGTGGCTTTACAGGATCTGAAAGCGGGAGAAAGGGTAGAGGTTAATGGGAATACCGTTACTCTTCTGGATGACGTACAGGCAAAACACAAGTTTTTATTGAATGACCTCAGAAAAGGGGACAGGATTATAATGTATGGAGTTTTGGTGGCCATTGCCAACGAGGATCTAAAGCAGGGGAATATTTTAACGACGGCGAATGTACATCATGCAGCATCCGGGTTTGAAGTAAGAGCCGGACATTTTGAATGGGATGGGCCTGACACGACTGCATGGAAAGAGCGTCAGTTTTTAGGCTATCATCGTAGCGACGGGAAAGTTGGAGTGGCCAATTACTGGTTGGTTATACCCATGGTTTTTTGTGAGAACAGGAATGTGGAAGTGATGCGGCAGGCACTTACTCAGGCCCTCGGTTATAAATCTCATGATAAGTATAACGATTTTGCCAGGCAGCTGACAAGTTTGTATAAAGCGGGTAGGTCGACCGCCGAGATACTGGATGCCGATTTTAGCGGAGCAGATGAATGGGCAGAAAATCCTTTGTTGCCTAATATAGATGGTATTAAATTTTTAACCCATCAGGGCGGCTGCGGCGGCATACGTCAGGATGCCATTACACTGTGCGGTTTACTGGCAGGATATATAACACATCCTAATGTGGCAGGTGCCACTGTTTTGAGCCTGGGCTGCCAGAACGCGCAAATTAGTATTCTGGAAGAAGAAATTAAAAAGCGGTCACCGGATTTTGATAAGCCGTTGATACTCCTGGATCAGCAAAAAATTGGCAAAGAAAAAGACCTTTTGGCACAAGCCATCAAGCAAACCTTTGCAGGTATGATGGAAGCCAGTAAGCAAACGAGGCAGCCGGCGAGTCTTGACAAACTGACTCTGGGGCTGGAATGTGGCGGATCAGACGGATTTTCTGGTATTTCGGCTAATCCGGCCGTAGGCTATTGTTCTGACCTGTTGGTCGCCATGGGAGGTACAGTAATTCTGTCAGAGTTCCCCGAGTTATGTGGTGTAGAACAACAACTCAGTGACCGGTGTATGAACCGACAGGATGCACAAAGGTTTGCCGAGCTGATGAGCAAGTATAGTCAGCGTGCAGAAGAAGCGGGGTCCGGATTTGATATGAACCCTTCACCGGGCAATATCAAAGATGGCCTGATTACAGATGCCATTAAATCAGCGGGAGCTGCCAAAAAAGGAGGAACATCGCCGGTAAGTGCTGTATTAGATTATCCCGAGCAGGTAACGAAGTCAGGACTCAATCTTTTATGTACACCCGGAAACGATGTGGAGTCTACAACCGCTGAAGTCGGCAGTGGTGCTTCTATAGTACTTTTCACGACCGGACTCGGTACCCCCACCGGTAATCCTATTGCACCCGTTATAAAGATATCCAGTAATACGATTTTGTATAACAAGATGAGTGACATCATTGACCTGAATACCGGAACCGTTATTGAAGGAACAGAGACCATTGAACAGGCGGGGGCGCGAATACTGGATTTTGTTTGTGAAGTTGCAAGCGGCAAAAAAGTAAAGGCCGTCATTAACGGGCAGGATGATTTCATACCATGGAAGCGAGGCATTAGCTTGTAG
- a CDS encoding glycoside hydrolase family 28 protein: MIFEQTQYKTVTRNRLLLQRIRKTVALMGLLSLGTLYGLPALGQSAPLDYDIPASILELEKMELPAFRSDTAFIEKYGGKADAVTLNTTAIQHAIDALSAGGGGVVYIGPGQWITGPIVLKSNVNLHIARGGLLQFSSDFDQYPLVTTNYEGLGAARCQSPISAKGQSHIAITGKGIIDGAGDAWRMVKKDKLTASQWNDLVASGGVVDSKGRIWYPSEGSLKGSTTKDAGVLKEGRTTADFKDIKDYLRPNLLSLVNCKDVLLEGVTFQNSPAWCLHPLLCERMIIRDIYAKNPWYAQNGDGLDLESCKDVLIEKSSFDVGDDGICMKSGRDEQGRKRGAPTQNVLIQYCTVYHAHGGFVIGSEMSGGVKNVGIRYATFLGTDIGLRFKTTRGRGGIVENIYASHINMNSIKGDAIRFDMYYAAKDPIALNGEKRDTPKEVLLPVTEATPQFRNFYIQYINCQGAEHSLFFRGLPEMAIKDIHLRELTMQTHKGIELIQADGIQIRDMHAILTGGQGPAVRLNHATHLSLRNVKMESRASEGISEAGWIVSGHGNGPISLENCTINGRQATKSDFKLISGAETTSIQIKP, translated from the coding sequence ATGATTTTCGAACAAACACAATATAAAACAGTAACTCGTAACAGGCTGCTTTTACAGCGTATAAGGAAGACTGTTGCACTGATGGGGCTGTTGAGTCTGGGTACGCTGTACGGTTTACCCGCTCTGGGGCAATCTGCACCACTCGATTATGATATTCCTGCCAGTATTCTGGAATTGGAGAAGATGGAGCTGCCTGCATTTAGAAGCGATACTGCTTTTATTGAAAAATACGGCGGTAAAGCTGACGCCGTTACCCTCAACACGACGGCTATTCAGCACGCCATTGATGCTTTGTCTGCCGGTGGTGGCGGCGTGGTGTATATCGGACCCGGCCAGTGGATTACCGGCCCGATTGTATTGAAATCTAATGTTAATCTGCACATTGCGCGTGGTGGCTTATTACAGTTTTCCAGTGACTTTGACCAGTATCCATTGGTAACGACTAATTATGAGGGATTGGGGGCAGCGCGCTGCCAGTCCCCGATTTCCGCTAAAGGGCAATCGCATATTGCCATTACTGGTAAAGGGATTATTGACGGTGCGGGTGATGCCTGGCGAATGGTAAAAAAAGATAAGCTTACAGCTTCTCAGTGGAATGACCTTGTCGCATCCGGAGGTGTTGTTGACAGTAAGGGCCGCATCTGGTATCCCTCTGAGGGCTCCCTTAAGGGATCCACAACAAAGGATGCGGGTGTGCTGAAGGAGGGCAGGACAACGGCGGACTTCAAGGACATAAAAGATTATCTCCGCCCCAATCTACTTTCCCTTGTCAACTGCAAAGATGTCTTACTCGAAGGTGTCACTTTTCAGAATTCGCCAGCCTGGTGTTTGCACCCGCTGCTTTGTGAACGGATGATTATCCGGGATATCTACGCTAAAAACCCGTGGTATGCCCAAAACGGTGATGGCCTGGATCTTGAATCCTGTAAAGATGTTCTGATTGAAAAGAGCAGTTTTGACGTCGGTGATGATGGTATCTGCATGAAATCCGGCCGTGACGAACAAGGAAGAAAACGTGGCGCGCCCACTCAAAATGTGCTGATTCAGTATTGTACAGTTTATCATGCACACGGAGGGTTTGTTATCGGCAGCGAGATGTCCGGCGGTGTAAAAAACGTCGGGATCAGATATGCGACCTTTCTAGGTACGGACATCGGTTTGCGCTTTAAGACGACGCGTGGCCGCGGCGGAATTGTAGAAAATATCTATGCTTCCCATATTAACATGAATAGCATAAAAGGAGATGCCATCCGTTTTGATATGTATTATGCGGCCAAAGATCCTATTGCGCTGAATGGAGAAAAACGAGATACTCCTAAAGAAGTATTGTTGCCTGTAACGGAAGCAACGCCGCAGTTTCGTAATTTTTATATTCAGTATATAAATTGTCAGGGTGCAGAACACAGCTTATTTTTTAGGGGGCTACCTGAAATGGCTATTAAAGATATCCATTTGCGTGAGCTTACTATGCAAACGCATAAGGGCATAGAACTGATACAGGCTGATGGAATCCAGATCCGGGACATGCATGCTATCCTTACAGGCGGCCAGGGTCCTGCTGTAAGGCTTAATCACGCCACGCATCTTTCATTGCGAAATGTAAAGATGGAAAGCCGGGCATCCGAAGGCATCTCTGAAGCCGGGTGGATTGTTTCCGGCCACGGGAACGGCCCGATTTCTCTGGAAAACTGTACTATAAATGGCAGACAGGCCACTAAGTCAGATTTTAAGCTGATAAGTGGTGCAGAAACTACTTCCATTCAGATCAAGCCATAA
- a CDS encoding RagB/SusD family nutrient uptake outer membrane protein: MTFNNIKHTLTVFGVSLMATALFSCNKTLEQYNPGGLTAEAVYSTPEGFETLVNAAYSYERWWYGKEEGYCLSEMGTDIWASGQAAPDPGLTDYLHLEGADNYVDGLWQHLYAAVNVCNYGIQHIDEAGLDDDTKKIRNAELHFLRAFYYWHIVETWGDAPMPTEATSGILTTATRTATDDIYTLIFADLKSAVADLPPTTDDYGRVTEPAAQAFLARMDITRGNNQEALDLANTVINDYDFKLVPNYADLWPMDKQAAAEASEVIYAVNYSTDLTLNDRQDDILFPNGHSRGGNNGHLDFLMKYDALPGLQRSVEYGRPFVRFMPTKFLMNLFDLNADSRFAGSFQTAWLCNNLATAPSGMTLGDTAVVVTNKVVSAGQRAAKNYRIYDINDTYEQNGLIKDNQHFVQLSKFMDPTRSSINEQVSARDVFVIRLPEMYLIAAEAAMKLGKNQQAADYINVVRKRAALPGKAADMEITASDVNLNFILDEYAREFAGEQMRWFLLKREKELLARVKADNPDAAKNIQSYHNLRPIPQSQIDAVTNPDEFKQNEGYQ, from the coding sequence ATGACTTTTAATAATATAAAACATACACTTACTGTATTTGGCGTGTCCTTGATGGCCACAGCCTTATTTTCCTGCAACAAGACGCTTGAACAATATAATCCGGGCGGATTGACCGCAGAAGCGGTCTATTCAACGCCCGAGGGTTTTGAAACCTTGGTGAATGCTGCCTATTCCTATGAAAGATGGTGGTACGGTAAAGAAGAAGGCTACTGCCTTTCTGAGATGGGCACAGACATCTGGGCTTCCGGTCAGGCGGCTCCTGACCCCGGCCTGACAGACTATCTTCATCTGGAAGGTGCTGACAATTATGTCGATGGATTGTGGCAACATCTGTACGCTGCTGTGAACGTTTGTAATTACGGGATTCAGCATATTGACGAGGCAGGCCTTGATGATGACACAAAGAAGATCAGAAATGCCGAATTGCATTTTTTGAGAGCTTTTTATTATTGGCATATTGTAGAAACATGGGGAGATGCGCCGATGCCTACAGAAGCAACCTCCGGCATTCTGACTACTGCAACACGAACTGCTACAGATGACATTTATACGCTCATCTTTGCGGATCTGAAATCCGCTGTGGCTGATTTGCCTCCAACTACAGACGATTATGGCCGTGTCACTGAACCGGCGGCACAGGCATTTTTGGCAAGAATGGATATTACCCGTGGAAATAATCAGGAAGCGCTGGATCTGGCAAATACGGTGATCAATGATTATGATTTTAAGTTGGTGCCGAATTATGCTGATTTGTGGCCCATGGATAAGCAGGCGGCAGCAGAAGCCAGTGAGGTAATTTATGCTGTCAATTATTCAACAGATTTAACACTAAATGACCGTCAGGACGATATCCTTTTCCCGAACGGGCATAGCCGCGGCGGAAATAACGGACATCTTGATTTTCTGATGAAGTATGATGCGCTGCCGGGGTTGCAGCGTTCCGTTGAGTATGGGCGTCCTTTTGTGCGCTTCATGCCAACGAAGTTTTTAATGAATCTGTTTGACCTTAATGCCGACAGCCGTTTTGCCGGGTCTTTCCAGACCGCGTGGTTATGTAATAATCTGGCGACGGCACCCAGCGGCATGACCTTGGGTGATACAGCTGTAGTAGTAACCAATAAGGTTGTTTCTGCTGGGCAGAGAGCGGCAAAGAACTACCGTATTTATGATATTAATGATACATATGAGCAAAATGGTCTTATTAAAGATAATCAGCATTTTGTACAATTGAGCAAGTTTATGGATCCGACCAGATCCTCGATTAATGAACAGGTGAGTGCCAGAGATGTTTTTGTGATCCGTTTGCCGGAAATGTACCTGATTGCTGCTGAAGCTGCCATGAAGCTAGGTAAGAATCAACAGGCAGCAGATTATATAAATGTGGTGCGAAAGAGAGCCGCCTTACCAGGTAAGGCAGCTGATATGGAAATTACGGCCAGTGATGTGAATTTAAATTTTATTTTGGATGAATATGCCCGCGAATTTGCGGGAGAACAAATGCGCTGGTTTCTCCTAAAAAGAGAAAAAGAGTTGCTCGCCCGCGTCAAGGCGGACAACCCCGATGCTGCCAAGAATATCCAGTCGTATCACAACCTGCGCCCGATCCCTCAGAGTCAGATTGATGCTGTTACTAATCCAGATGAATTTAAACAAAACGAAGGCTATCAATAA
- a CDS encoding tagaturonate reductase has product MQESMGAGRLSEDSLKTIESVVVPQKEIFELPEKILQFGTGVLLRGLPDYYVDEANKQGIFNGRIVVVKSTAQNRADDFQQQNGLYTLCLRGWQDGKATSRDVINSSISRVIDSVSNWPAVLETAGNPEMKIVFSNTTEVGIVLDEKDLLQEDATPRSFPGKLLAFLLKRFELFQGDPEKGMIIIPTELITDNGRTLRKICLELARINSLSQPFIEWLENSNEFCDSLVDRIVSGKMESAQEAEEFKKLGYTDKLMIMSEVYGLWAIETASEKTLDALSFRKVDPGVIVTSDIEKYRHMKLFLLNAPHTFTCVIAQALGFKFVNEAMSDKTFESFIRQLLIEEAVPAVAGPDITIEEATKFAEQVLDRFKNPYIDHRWSDISKQMTLKIGMRCLPLISDYYVRFGKLPKQMIRGLAAYLLFLKNQNMETTSASTELNGRILPLTDAKAAILAEHFSDKANSTEVLIARILQDERLWPEAAIKATAGLHELVAATATAMEGMGLGTQIKL; this is encoded by the coding sequence ATGCAAGAGAGTATGGGGGCCGGAAGATTAAGTGAGGATTCTTTAAAGACTATCGAATCGGTTGTCGTGCCCCAAAAGGAGATATTTGAATTGCCCGAAAAGATTTTGCAATTCGGGACCGGGGTATTGCTTAGGGGCCTACCTGATTATTATGTGGACGAGGCCAATAAACAGGGTATTTTTAACGGACGTATTGTTGTTGTTAAGTCTACCGCTCAGAATCGTGCTGATGATTTTCAGCAGCAAAATGGACTTTATACCCTGTGCCTCAGGGGATGGCAAGATGGAAAGGCGACTTCAAGGGATGTCATCAACAGCTCGATTAGCCGGGTGATAGACAGTGTATCAAACTGGCCAGCAGTGCTGGAGACAGCAGGCAATCCAGAAATGAAGATCGTATTTTCCAATACTACGGAAGTGGGTATCGTGCTGGATGAAAAGGATCTGCTTCAGGAAGATGCGACGCCACGGTCTTTTCCCGGCAAACTGCTGGCTTTTCTATTGAAAAGGTTTGAGCTGTTCCAGGGGGACCCGGAAAAAGGTATGATCATCATTCCGACAGAACTTATTACCGATAATGGCCGTACGTTGAGAAAGATTTGCCTTGAACTTGCGCGGATAAATAGCCTTTCTCAGCCGTTTATAGAATGGCTGGAAAATAGCAATGAATTTTGTGATTCCCTGGTAGACAGGATTGTATCCGGCAAAATGGAATCCGCACAAGAGGCCGAAGAATTTAAAAAGTTAGGTTACACAGACAAGTTAATGATTATGTCTGAGGTCTACGGCCTTTGGGCGATCGAGACCGCCAGTGAAAAGACGTTGGATGCCCTTTCATTTCGAAAGGTCGACCCGGGAGTCATCGTTACGTCCGATATTGAGAAGTATCGACATATGAAGCTTTTCTTGTTGAACGCGCCACACACTTTTACCTGTGTAATTGCGCAGGCATTAGGGTTCAAGTTTGTCAATGAAGCTATGTCTGACAAAACGTTTGAAAGTTTTATCAGGCAATTACTGATCGAAGAAGCTGTACCCGCTGTAGCCGGACCCGACATTACAATCGAAGAGGCCACTAAATTTGCAGAGCAGGTTCTGGACCGGTTTAAAAATCCATATATTGATCATAGATGGTCAGATATCAGTAAACAAATGACGTTAAAAATAGGGATGCGATGCTTGCCGCTGATCAGCGACTATTATGTTAGGTTCGGCAAGCTGCCTAAACAGATGATCAGGGGGCTGGCAGCCTATTTATTGTTTCTTAAAAACCAGAATATGGAAACGACGTCTGCGTCCACAGAGCTGAATGGAAGAATACTCCCGCTGACGGATGCCAAGGCGGCGATCCTGGCGGAACACTTCAGTGACAAAGCGAATAGTACCGAGGTACTTATTGCACGAATATTGCAGGATGAGCGTTTATGGCCGGAGGCGGCCATTAAGGCAACGGCCGGGCTACATGAACTGGTCGCAGCCACCGCAACGGCCATGGAAGGAATGGGTTTGGGTACTCAAATTAAATTATAA